In Monodelphis domestica isolate mMonDom1 chromosome 3, mMonDom1.pri, whole genome shotgun sequence, the following proteins share a genomic window:
- the LOC103094135 gene encoding probable E3 ubiquitin-protein ligase TRIML1: MDAKQLFESLKVDLTCPICLRYFTEPVINTCGHNFCRECLQCLQEANTVATCPVCWRVLKSGDIVCNKRLQSLAITVKMLQSHFRQSIRGLTTCDKHGKEENLFCEDDHKPLCGSCFLSTEHKEHKMLPLEKAAGQCIAELQESWNVLRDRKEKFQKELEYEKRREFCCKLEGQTLRESVASEFEKMHQFYLEEEQLHLQRLDQEARDSSAMFQENKARLCHQIHSLQMKIFKAENNFKAKEMLKSPGMWKTLSRKKDEIQIDLECMRKREAQEKVEGQAMKELVLCDYEQRHQFLLKEEQLHLQSLDQEARDNLAMFEESKARLSQLIHNLQMVMSEIEGNFEKPFIEMLQDGRRTLGRKEELLLQEPVVALPRWTKFSIPGMAEMLKTFQRDLTLDPETASSWLMVSSDLKRVRYVCAPQDLPADNPQLSDFPVAVLAMQSFISGKHYWEVEVGDAIHWQVGICQVTDSKQRQILVWAEYTSIGFRFGNGLDSWNSYDDIHVLPPIHKLGIFLDYERGHIALYNAVDKTLLYSPRRVAFHGPLHPSFSLYPPNEQITHGSLIICPRSRQGRDIDQN; encoded by the coding sequence atggatgcCAAACAGTTGTTTGAAAGCCTCAAAGTGGATCTCACCTGCCCCATCTGCTTGCGCTATTTCACTGAACCGGTGATAAACACATGTGGCCATAACTTCTGCAGAGAATGTCTTCAGTGTCTGCAGGAAGCCAACACAGTAGCAACCTGCCCAGTGTGCTGGAGGGTCCTTAAATCTGGAGACATTGTGTGCAACAAGAGGCTGCAGAGTCTGGCTATCACTGTcaaaatgcttcaatctcattTCCGGCAGAGCATCAGGGGCCTGACCACTTGTGACAAACATGGCAAAGAAGAGAACCTGTTCTGTGAGGATGACCACAAACCCCTGTGTGGGTCTTGCTTTTTATCTACAGAACACAAGGAGCACAAAATGCTGCCCTTGGAGAAGGCTGCTGGCCAGTGCATAGCAGAGCTCCAGGAATCATGGAATGTTTTAAGGGACAGGAAGGAGAAATTTCAAAAGGAGTTGGaatatgagaaaagaagagagtttTGCTGCAAACTAGAGGGCCAGACTTTGAGAGAATCGGTTGCATCTGAATTTGAGAAAATGCACCAGTTCTACTTAGAGGAAGAACAACTTCATCTCCAAAGACTGGACCAGGAAGCAAGAGACAGTTCAGCAATGTTTCAGGAGAACAAAGCCAGGCTCTGCCATCAGATCCACAGTCTTCAAATGAAGATCTTCAAGGCAGAGAATAATTTTAAGGCCAAGGAAATGCTTAAGTCCCCCGGCATGTGGAAAACTTTAAGTAGAAAAAAGGATGAGATTCAAATCGATTTGGAGtgtatgagaaagagagaagcacAAGAGAAGGTGGAGGGCCAGGCCATGAAAGAGTTGGTTTTGTGTGACTATGAACAAAGGCACCAGTTCTTGTTGAAGGAAGAACAGCTGCATCTGCAGAGTCTGGACCAGGAAGCAAGAGACAACTTGGCAATGTTTGAGGAGAGCAAGGCTAGACTGTCCCAGCTCATCCATAATCTGCAAATGGTGATGTCAGAAATAGAGGGCAACTTTGAGAAGCCTTTTATCGAAATGCTCCAGGATGGGAGGAGGAcattgggaaggaaggaggagctACTCCTTCAGGAACCAGTGGTTGCTTTGCCAAGATGGACCAAATTCTCCATCCCTGGCATGGCAGAAATGCTGAAGACTTTCCAGAGGGATTTAACTCTGGACCCTGAAACCGCCTCTTCCTGGCTCATGGTGTCCAGTGATCTGAAGAGAGTCAGATATGTTTGTGCCCCACAGGACTTGCCTGCTGACAACCCACAACTCTCTGACTTCCCTGTTGCTGTCTTGGCTATGCAGAGTTTCATCTCTGGAAAACATTACTGGGAAGTAGAAGTGGGAGATGCCATTCACTGGCAAGTGGGCATCTGTCAAGTAACTGACAGTAAGCAGAGGCAGATCTTGGTTTGGGCCGAGTATACCTCGATCGGCTTCCGATTTGGAAATGGCTTGGACTCCTGGAATTCCTATGATGATATTCATGTCCTCCCACCTATACACAAATTGGGCATTTTCTTGGATTATGAGAGGGGACACATAGCACTTTACAATGCTGTAGACAAAACCCTACTCTACAGTCCTCGCAGAGTTGCTTTTCATGGGCCTctccacccttctttctctttgtacCCTCCAAATGAACAAATCACCCATGGATCTCTCATTATCTGCCCCAGGAGTAGGCAGGGGAGGGATATTGATCAAAATTAG